The Streptococcus sp. DTU_2020_1001019_1_SI_AUS_MUR_006 sequence AAGAATCGCGTTAAATCAAGGTTTTTTCGTTTCTACTGAAACGTAATGACCCACTATTTAACCTCTGTAAACACAACGTGTTTGCGAAGTTTTGGTGAGTATTTCTTCAATTGAAGACGGTCTGGAGTGTTACGTTTGTTTTTAGAAGTAAGGTACAAGCGTTCACCAGATTCTTTGTGTTCAAGTGTAATATTTACGCGCATGGTATCTCCCTTCTATTATTCAGCTGATGCAGCTTTAGCGATCTTACGTCCTTTGTAGTATCCTTTAAGTGATACACGGTGAGAACGTGAGTAATCTCCAGTAGTTTCGTCAAAGTTTACAGATGGAGCTGTTACTTTGTAGTGCGTACGACGTTTGTTTTTCTTCGCTTTTGAAGTGCGACGTGCAGGTACTGCCATTTTGATTTCTCCTTTTAAGATATAATTCAGTTAGGTTTGATTTTCATCAACTTTAATAGTATATCAAAACTTTTTTGTAAAGTAAAGTTACTTGACAAAAAAAGATTAAAAAATTTTCCTATCCAATCTTATGGATAGGAAAATAGACTAAATATCAATCTCGAATGGTTCATCAATGGTTTCTGAGACGTATTTTCCGTCTTTTTTCCGTTGTTTGACGCATTCGGTGAGAAGATATTCGATTTGCCCATTGACTGATCGGAAGTCATCTTCTGCCCATGATGCGAGTGCAGTATATAACTTATTCGAAAGTCGAAGGGGGATTTGCTTTTTTTTAGCTTCTGCCATTTCTAATAAAGGCTTCCTGTATTGACAATTGGTTGTGCATCATGATTGCCACAGAGAACGACTAGGAGATTTGAAACCATGGCAGCTTTACGCTCTTCATCTAGTTCAACCAACTCTCCTTCATTGAGACGTTCCAGTGCCATTTCAACCATTCCAACAGCGCCGTCGACAATCATCTTACGTGCATCAATAATAGCAGATGCCTGTTGACGTTGAAGCATGACGGCAGCAATTTCCGGTGCATAAGCTAGGTATGTAATACGTGCTTCAAGGATTTCCAAACCAGCGTCCTCTACGCGACTTTGAATTTCCTCACGAATACGTTTAGCTACAATCTCACTAGAACCACGGAGGCTTCCTTCATCGGCTTGCCCATCACCTGTAGTATCCACATTAGGAGATACATCGTAAGGATAAATGCGGACAATATTACGAAGGGCGCTATCACATTGCAATGAAAGATATTCTTTGTAGTTATCTACGTTGAAGACTGCTTTGGCTGTATCAACAACTCTCCAAGTTACCGCGATTCCGATTTCAACAGGGTTCCCTAAACAATCGTTAATCTTTTGACGAGAATTACTCAAAGTCATAACTTTGAGAGAAATCTGTTTCTTGCCAATTTCAATATTTACATCATTGCCATTGGATGATTTCATTCCTGAAAAAGGAGATTTTGTGCTAACATCGCCACTTTGTCCGAGTCTGGTGTGGATTGCAGGATTGACCGCTATACTGAAGGGATTGACAAAGTAAAAACCAGGTTCTTTGATAGTCCCAGTATAGTTACCAAAGAGGGTCAAAACCAGAGCTTCCTGAGGTTTGACAACTTTTAAACCAGCATGAGCTAGAACTGAAATTAAGATTAATAAAAGTCCGATAATAATTCCAAAAATATTTTCTGAACCAGCACCGATTACAAATATAAAAATGCCAAGTACGAGTGCCAACTCAATGAGAATCAATGCTACTACACCATTTGGTTTTGAATTGATTAGTTTTTCAGTCATCAGAATGACCTCCTGTATTTGATATCTAAATGATATCACTTTAATTTATAAAGTCAAGAAATAAATGCAAAATTTTTAAAGAAAATATTTCTGTATAGAATTGTCTGAAAATTCAAGAATTTTCTTCTGTTCATTGCTTTTAAAATGTGCTATAATGATACAAACTGAATTGGGAGGGAACTTAATGACAGAATTAGATAAACGTCACCGCAGTAGCATTTATGACAGCATGGTTAAATCACCAAACCGTGCCATGCTTCGTGCAACTGGGATGACAGATAAGGACTTTGAAACACCGATTGTGGGAGTGATTTCAACTTGGGCAGAAAACACTCCATGTAATATCCACTTACATGACTTTGGGAAATTGGCTAAAGAAGGTGTCAAATCTGCTGGTGCTTGGCCTGTTCAATTTGGAACCATTACGGTAGCAGATGGGATTGCCATGGGAACGCCTGGTATGCGTTTTTCTCTAACGTCACGTGATATCATTGCGGACTCAATCGAAGCTGCTATGGGCGGTCACAATGTGGATGCCTTTGTGGCTATCGGCGGCTGTGACAAAAACATGCCTGGTTCTATGATTGCCATTGCCAATATGGATATCCCTGCTATTTTCGCCTACGGTGGTACTATCGCCCCTGGAAAACTGGATGGCAAAGACATCGACTTGGTTTCTGTATTTGAGGGAATCGGAAAATGGAACCACGGTGATATGACGGCTGAAGACGTCAAACGTCTCGAATGTAATGCCTGCCCTGGCCCTGGTGGTTGTGGTGGTATGTATACTGCCAACACCATGGCGACTGCTATCGAAGTTTTGGGGATGAGCTTGCCAGGTTCTTCTTCTCACCCAGCAGAATCTGCTGATAAGAAAGAAGACATAGAAGCAGCTGGACGTGCCGTGGTCAAAATGCTTGAACTTGGTATCAAACCTTCAGATATCTTGACTCGTGAAGCCTTTGAAGATGCTATCACTGTAACTATGGCTCTCGGTGGTTCTACTAACGCCACTCTTCACTTGCTTGCCATTGCCCATGCTGCCAATGTTGACTTGTCACTTGAGGACTTTAATACCATCCAAGAACGTGTGCCTCACTTGGCCGATTTGAAACCTTCTGGTCAGTATGTCTTCCAAGACCTCTACGAAGTCGGTGGTGTGCCTGCGGTTATGAAGTACTTGTTGGCAAATGGATTCCTTCATGGAGACCGCATCACATGTACTGGTAAGACTGTAGCTGAGAACTTGGCTGACTTTGCAGACCTCACACCAGGTCAAAAAGTTATCATGCCACTTGAAAATCCTAAACGTGCGGATGGTCCGCTTATCATCTTGAACGGGAACCTTGCTCCTGACGGTGCGGTTGCCAAGGTATCAGGTGTGAAAGTGCGTCGTCACGTTGGGCCAGCTAAGGTCTTTGACTCAGAAGAAGATGCTATTCAGGCTGTTCTGACAGATGAAATCGTTGATGGCGATGTAGTCGTTGTTCGTTTCGTTGGACCTAAGGGTGGTCCTGGTATGCCTGAGATGCTGTCACTTTCATCAATGATTGTTGGTAAAGGTCAGGGAGATAAGGTGGCCCTCTTGACAGACGGACGTTTCTCTGGTGGTACTTATGGTCTGGTTGTTGGACATATCGCTCCTGAAGCTCAGGATGGTGGACCAATTGCCTACCTTCGTACAGGCGATATCGTTACAGTTGACCAAGATACCAAAGAAATTTCCATGGCCGTATCTGAAGAAGAACTTGAAAAACGCAAGGCAGAAACAACCTTGCCACCACTTTACAGTCGTGGTGTCCTCGGTAAGTATGCCCATACCGTATCATCTGCTTCACGCGGAGCCGTGACAGACTTCTGGAATATGGACAAGTCAGGTAAAAAATAACTAGAAAATAAGCAGTCGCTAAATGACTGCTTTTTCTAATCCTTTGTGTTATCTCGTGAAATGTGATAAGATAATTGCTCTAACTATGATTATGAAGGAGAAACAATGTTTTTACAAAATACAGGAATTATGCTCTACGTAGATGATGTAGCAGCCGAGAGAGACTTTTGGTCTGCTATCGGTTTTGAAGTTTTTATAGTATATTGAATCTAGAAGAGTACACTACAACTGCTAAAAATATTTCTAGAAATTAGTTTGACTTTCCTAATTTCTCTGTTCATATCTTATTTCAATCCACTATATAAACATTTTTTCAATTTTAAATTTATAGTAGATCAAATACAAAACAGTACACTGTGAATTCTAAAAAATGCTAGAAATTGACTTAACTACTCTGGTAAATTTGTTCAGATTCTATTTCATTTCACTATAATCAATCAGAAATTATGGGTTTTGAAATGAAACCTCAAACGGACAGTACACTGACTTTTACTGTCTACGCCAAAGACTTTATTCGTCAGGTATCACCAGAGGTAGTTGATATGAAACCCAGCCTACTCTTTGAGACAGCAGATCTTCACGGTCTTCATAAACGCCTAGCTGCAGTGACTGACACCACTAGTCCGATCAGTACCCAACCTTTCCCTCACTTTAACTTTGCAAATCCAAGTGGACACTATTTCGCAGTTAGAGGAATCTAATAACAAAAAGGCTCTCTGTTTATTAGCAGAGAGCTCTTGTTTTTTAGCGCGGTGGTAGTCCAAGTGCTATACGTCCATAGCGACTGATGCGTGTAATCTTCCAGGCAGGCGACCAGGTAACCTCAACCCTGACATCCTCAATTCCTTCAATCTGTTTCAGACCTGCCACGATTTCGATTGGTAAACTTTCTGCACAGTCACAGGCAGTATCGGTGAAGGTCATGACAATTGTACAAAGACCAGCCTCGTCCAAATGAATCTCGTAAATCAAGCCAAGATTATAGACATCTAGTTCCACATCTGTATCGTAAACTTTTTCTAGCTTGTCAATGATTTGATCTTCTAATGCTAAAGCACGATCATTGATTTTGATATCTTCTCTCATTGCATTCCCTCCATTTGTAAACTGCACCTATTTTCTCATAATTCTGACAATTTGGCAAGTTTTTCCCAATCAAGACGTAATCCGCCATAAAAACGAAAGCCTAGTGATTGCCATAGTTGAGACAAACTACCCAAAGATCTAACAACCTAGAGTAAGACGATATTGCCATAGGTTAGAGAGAGAAGCTTAGAGAATGCTTGAGCTTCTAAGACATACTTTCTAATCAGAAAAAGTAGAGAAAGGTCATCTCTACTTTTTAGATATTATTTTGACTTCACAGGTTTATCTGCCAAGGCCTTTATAGCTGATGCTATCGTTTCTGCGTAGAGCTTAGCTCCCTCTTCTAGTTTGGCATTATCACTTCCAAAGTGAACCTGGTCCGTTCCTTTCCAAATGTCTGGATGATCCTTAGATACCTGATTCCAGTCAGCAACCTCAATGTAAGGATACTTTTGAGCCACTTCACGCACATAGCTAGCATACTGTTCTACATAAGGCTGAGTTGCTTGAGTTATATCACCCTCATAAGGTGTCATAAGTACAAGTTGATGCCCCTTAGGTAGATTTGTTATCAAAGAATCGATATCAGCCTTATAATCCTCAGGGTTATTCACTCCAGTAGCAATAACGACTATTTTAGGGAGGACTTTATTCTGACTGTGATTGAGCATAATAGCATTGGCTTGCTTGGTATTTCTGCTGACTTGACCATCTGTCTGAGCGTCTG is a genomic window containing:
- the rpmG gene encoding 50S ribosomal protein L33, with the protein product MRVNITLEHKESGERLYLTSKNKRNTPDRLQLKKYSPKLRKHVVFTEVK
- the rpmF gene encoding 50S ribosomal protein L32, which encodes MAVPARRTSKAKKNKRRTHYKVTAPSVNFDETTGDYSRSHRVSLKGYYKGRKIAKAASAE
- a CDS encoding PTS ascorbate transporter subunit IIC, yielding MAEAKKKQIPLRLSNKLYTALASWAEDDFRSVNGQIEYLLTECVKQRKKDGKYVSETIDEPFEIDI
- a CDS encoding SPFH domain-containing protein, whose product is MTEKLINSKPNGVVALILIELALVLGIFIFVIGAGSENIFGIIIGLLLILISVLAHAGLKVVKPQEALVLTLFGNYTGTIKEPGFYFVNPFSIAVNPAIHTRLGQSGDVSTKSPFSGMKSSNGNDVNIEIGKKQISLKVMTLSNSRQKINDCLGNPVEIGIAVTWRVVDTAKAVFNVDNYKEYLSLQCDSALRNIVRIYPYDVSPNVDTTGDGQADEGSLRGSSEIVAKRIREEIQSRVEDAGLEILEARITYLAYAPEIAAVMLQRQQASAIIDARKMIVDGAVGMVEMALERLNEGELVELDEERKAAMVSNLLVVLCGNHDAQPIVNTGSLY
- the ilvD gene encoding dihydroxy-acid dehydratase encodes the protein MTELDKRHRSSIYDSMVKSPNRAMLRATGMTDKDFETPIVGVISTWAENTPCNIHLHDFGKLAKEGVKSAGAWPVQFGTITVADGIAMGTPGMRFSLTSRDIIADSIEAAMGGHNVDAFVAIGGCDKNMPGSMIAIANMDIPAIFAYGGTIAPGKLDGKDIDLVSVFEGIGKWNHGDMTAEDVKRLECNACPGPGGCGGMYTANTMATAIEVLGMSLPGSSSHPAESADKKEDIEAAGRAVVKMLELGIKPSDILTREAFEDAITVTMALGGSTNATLHLLAIAHAANVDLSLEDFNTIQERVPHLADLKPSGQYVFQDLYEVGGVPAVMKYLLANGFLHGDRITCTGKTVAENLADFADLTPGQKVIMPLENPKRADGPLIILNGNLAPDGAVAKVSGVKVRRHVGPAKVFDSEEDAIQAVLTDEIVDGDVVVVRFVGPKGGPGMPEMLSLSSMIVGKGQGDKVALLTDGRFSGGTYGLVVGHIAPEAQDGGPIAYLRTGDIVTVDQDTKEISMAVSEEELEKRKAETTLPPLYSRGVLGKYAHTVSSASRGAVTDFWNMDKSGKK
- a CDS encoding metal-sulfur cluster assembly factor: MREDIKINDRALALEDQIIDKLEKVYDTDVELDVYNLGLIYEIHLDEAGLCTIVMTFTDTACDCAESLPIEIVAGLKQIEGIEDVRVEVTWSPAWKITRISRYGRIALGLPPR